In one window of Nocardiopsis aegyptia DNA:
- a CDS encoding ABC transporter permease, with protein sequence MSTIEESKASAPAPTVPPAPSRLKDLGRRLVGTRRVIVGLALLVLLAAVAFIGPLLSPWELGERDFSAMLEGPTAEHWMGTNRTGQDIFTQATAGLQKSLLIGLLVALVSTGFAALVGAFAGYSGGVTDKGLMWIADLALVLPNFVILAILSTHFVGDGGWLILVVLLAAFSWMVTSKMVRGLTISLREREYIHAARFMGVPAHRIILRHILPNMSSLLIADATIMVSSAIIGETALSYFGLGVQSPDISLGMVIAAGSSFATTAPWVFAFPTILLIVMVLAVNMVGDGLRDALDPQSTSRRS encoded by the coding sequence GAGCCGGCTCAAGGACCTGGGCCGCCGGCTCGTCGGGACCCGACGGGTCATCGTCGGTCTCGCCCTCCTCGTCCTCCTGGCCGCCGTCGCCTTCATCGGCCCCCTCCTCAGCCCGTGGGAGCTCGGCGAACGCGACTTCTCCGCCATGCTCGAAGGGCCCACCGCCGAGCACTGGATGGGGACTAACCGCACCGGCCAGGACATCTTCACCCAGGCCACGGCGGGCCTGCAGAAGTCCCTGCTGATCGGTCTGCTCGTCGCCCTCGTCTCCACCGGGTTCGCCGCCCTCGTCGGCGCCTTCGCCGGCTACTCCGGCGGTGTGACCGACAAGGGCCTGATGTGGATCGCCGACCTGGCGCTGGTCCTGCCGAACTTCGTCATCCTGGCGATCCTGTCCACCCACTTCGTCGGCGACGGCGGCTGGCTGATCCTCGTCGTCCTGCTGGCCGCGTTCAGCTGGATGGTCACCTCGAAGATGGTGCGCGGCCTGACCATCTCGCTGCGCGAGCGCGAGTACATCCACGCCGCCCGCTTCATGGGCGTGCCCGCGCACAGGATCATCCTGCGCCACATCCTGCCGAACATGTCGTCCCTGCTCATCGCGGACGCCACGATCATGGTCAGCAGCGCGATCATCGGGGAGACCGCGCTCAGCTACTTCGGCCTGGGCGTGCAGTCGCCCGACATCAGCCTCGGCATGGTCATCGCGGCCGGGTCCTCGTTCGCGACGACGGCGCCGTGGGTGTTCGCCTTCCCCACGATCCTGCTGATCGTGATGGTGCTCGCCGTGAACATGGTCGGGGACGGTCTCCGCGACGCCCTCGACCCCCAGTCCACGTCGCGCCGGTCCTAG